TTATTTTCTTGATGACGGCGCTTATCAGATTGCAAAAGTGCTGATCAAGGCAGCACAACTGCATGCCGCGAATGCCGGAACGGTCGACGAACTGCTCGCCGGTCTGCCGGAACCGGCGGAAGCCAAGGAATACCGCGCAAAAATAGCTGCGGAGGATTTCTGCGCATACGGCGATGATGTGCTGCAAAAGTTTGAGCAGTTTGTGAGCGATGAACCCGGCTGGTCGATCACACCGGATAATTATGAAGGGGTCCATGTGACGGTTGACGCAGAACACGGCAACGGCTGGGCACTGTTGCGCAAGTCTCTGCACGATCCAGTGCTGCCGTTGAATATTGAAAGCGACGCGGTCGGCGGTGTTGCAAAAATTGCCGGATGCTTATACCGTTTCCTGTCGCAGTTCGATCAGCTCATTCTGCCGGAAATGAAATAATGTTATATTCATGGTTTTATTAAAATACAGGAGTTAAAGAATGAAGAGATTAAGATGTTGTGTATTGGTGCTGTTTTGCTGTGTGTTTCACCTGCTGTCCAGTGAAGTTCAGCCGGTAAAATATGTATTTTTGTTTATTGGCGACGGCATGTCGCTGCCGCAGCGGATGATGACTGAAGAGTTTCTGCAGGTGACAGAAAATCGCGGACTGTTCATAAACTCCATGCCGTATCAGGCGATCACCTCCACCCGTGCAGCGAATTCTTTTATCACTGACTCGGCGGCCAGCGGCACAGCGATTGCCTGCGGTGAAAAAACGTTAAACCACCGCATTGGCATGGACGCTGCCGGAGAACGCAAACTGGAATCGGTAGCAGAGGTCGCCCGTGATTCTGGGCGGAAAGTTGGGATTGTAACTACAGTTACACTGAATCATGCTACGCCGGCGGCATTTTACGGACATAATCTGAACCGCGGTAAATATTACCAGCTGGGACTGGATCTGATCGCATCGGGTTTTGATTATTTCGGCGGCGGAGGTATTGACCGGCATAACGACACGAAAGACCCGATGTACAAGGGGGATATTTATGTATTGGCGGAACAGGCCGGCTATACTGTCAGCCGGACGGCCGATGGCTTCCGGCAGTTCAAACCGGGCGCAGGCAAAGTAATATCTGTCGGTGCAGAGGGCGCACTTCCATATGCGGTCGATATGGATAAAGATGATTTGCGTCTGGCTGATTTCACCCGGCAGGCCATCGAACTGCTGGATAATCCGGCAGGATTTTTCCTGATGGTCGAAGGCGGCAAGATCGACTGGATGTGCCACGCCAATGATGCCGCCACGACACTGCGCGAGGTAATTGATTTCGATGAGGCGGTTCAAGTCGCGTATCAATTTATGACGAAACATTCGGAAGATACATTGATTGTGGTGACCGGCGATCATGAAACCGGCGGATTGACGCTGGGTTTTGCGGGTACCGGATACAAGTCGCATATCGAACTGCTGGCGGCACAGACCTGTTCCCGCGACGTGATGAGCCGGCGTTTGAAGGAGTTTGCAGGTTCGGAGCGACCGGCATTTGAGACCGTGAAACCCTTGATTACGGAGATGGCCGGCTTGATTTTCGGCGTTGATGAAAACCGGAAGAAAGGCGGTTTGAATTTGACAAAAAACGATGAACAGATGCTTGAAGATGCATTCAACAGTCAGTTCGAAGACGGTAAATTTAAATCAAGCGATCCGCTAGTAAATGCAATAGTCCGGACGCTGAATAATAAAGCGTCAGTTGCCTGGACCAGCGGAGCCCACACTGCTTTGCCGGTAAGCACAACTGCTTGCGGGAAAGAGGCCGGGTTGTTTTCCAATATGATTGATAATACCGATATCAGCAAACGGTTGAAAATGGTGGTGCGCTGAGCCGGTGAAAGATTTTCTGCATATATCCCGCCGTGATGCGGTCATGGTGAGCGTATTTCTGTTGCTGTGCGGTATATTGGCAGCGATTGATATTTTCCCGAAAAAAAATCCGGAGCCCGGACGCAAAGAGCGGGCGATGGTGGTTCGTGTGGATAATTCTGATCTGGAATATTTTGGATTGCTCTTAAAAGGCTCGCAGCTGCTGGAAGTGGAAGTGCGCAGCGGCAAATGGCGGGGAGAACGTTTTCCGGCGGTAAACCAGTTGCGGGCGCAGATGGAACTGGATAAAACGTTTAAGATCGGCGATACGGTTCTGGTGGGAGTGCTGGAAAATGCCAGGCCGGGCATTACCACACTGAATGCGCAGGATCATTATCGCATCGGTTATACGCTGCTGCTGGCCGGCCTGTTCGGTTTGTTTCTGATCCTGTTCGGCGGAATTATCGGGTTTAATGCGCTGCTGTCGTTTGTGTTCAGTTGCCTGATGATCTGGAAGCTGGTGATTCCGCTCTGCCTGTCGGGCTGGAACGCTCTGGCAGTAACGTTCGGGGCGGTGACGCTGCTGAGTGCGGCGATCATTTTTCTGGTGGCGGGACTTAACCGGAAAGGCGTAACAGCATTTTCCGGCGCGATTATGGGCGTATTTGCCAGTTCCGTTATGGCATATCTT
The nucleotide sequence above comes from Kiritimatiellales bacterium. Encoded proteins:
- a CDS encoding alkaline phosphatase, producing the protein MKRLRCCVLVLFCCVFHLLSSEVQPVKYVFLFIGDGMSLPQRMMTEEFLQVTENRGLFINSMPYQAITSTRAANSFITDSAASGTAIACGEKTLNHRIGMDAAGERKLESVAEVARDSGRKVGIVTTVTLNHATPAAFYGHNLNRGKYYQLGLDLIASGFDYFGGGGIDRHNDTKDPMYKGDIYVLAEQAGYTVSRTADGFRQFKPGAGKVISVGAEGALPYAVDMDKDDLRLADFTRQAIELLDNPAGFFLMVEGGKIDWMCHANDAATTLREVIDFDEAVQVAYQFMTKHSEDTLIVVTGDHETGGLTLGFAGTGYKSHIELLAAQTCSRDVMSRRLKEFAGSERPAFETVKPLITEMAGLIFGVDENRKKGGLNLTKNDEQMLEDAFNSQFEDGKFKSSDPLVNAIVRTLNNKASVAWTSGAHTALPVSTTACGKEAGLFSNMIDNTDISKRLKMVVR
- a CDS encoding YibE/F family protein; translation: MKDFLHISRRDAVMVSVFLLLCGILAAIDIFPKKNPEPGRKERAMVVRVDNSDLEYFGLLLKGSQLLEVEVRSGKWRGERFPAVNQLRAQMELDKTFKIGDTVLVGVLENARPGITTLNAQDHYRIGYTLLLAGLFGLFLILFGGIIGFNALLSFVFSCLMIWKLVIPLCLSGWNALAVTFGAVTLLSAAIIFLVAGLNRKGVTAFSGAIMGVFASSVMAYLFTHLFKINGAVMPYSQALLYSGYEFLSLPDIYIGAIFLSSAGAVMDLGMDVAVGMDELIRKKPDLPRRELFRSGMRMGRNVVGTMTTTLLLAYSGGYLTLMMTFAAQGTNPVDFINNPYVASEAVKTLVGSFGLVLVAPFTALTGSLWLRAPPNSK